From a region of the Impatiens glandulifera chromosome 4, dImpGla2.1, whole genome shotgun sequence genome:
- the LOC124935908 gene encoding ultraviolet-B receptor UVR8 encodes MADRFRSVTIEDLPSHLILEILTSGGLAAADLACLEITSRTFGGSRDLHPLKFRSLVDFAAFQLCLSHPIYSSLNEAAKGKLFIRCQSNWKQALRFLQSVEQSSDIVQTSSGNMQVRTGKYHSLLIKDSSVYSCGSSFCGVLGHGPLTTQCVSFTRISFPSAVDIVHVSASHNHVAFLAQSGEVFTCGDSSSFCCGHSDTGRPIFKPRLVEALKDIPCKQVAAGLSFTVFLTREGRVYTCGSNAHGQLGHGDTVDRPTPTLVESLELAGSVVQVSAGPSYTLAVTSDGSLYSFGSGTNFCLGHGEQQNEQGPRPVEFFRRNGIHVVRVSAGDEHVVALDSNGLVYTWGKGYCGALGYGDEIDKTTPQFLSCLKSQVAIQVCASKRKTFVLVNDGSLYGFGWMGFGSLGFPDRGPSNKITKPLVLNSLKSHRISQVSTGLYHTVVLTSHGRVLGFGDNERAQLGHDSMRGCLQPTEICIPE; translated from the exons ATGGCTGATCGATTTAGGTCTGTTACAATTGAGGACCTCCCCTCGCATTTAATACTAGAGATCCTTACTTCCGGCGGCTTGGCCGCAGCTGATTTGGCTTGTTTGGAGATTACTTCTAGAACATTCGGTGGAAGTCGTGACCTTCACCCATTAAAGTTCCGATCCTTGGTTGATTTTGCTGCGTTTCAGTTATGTCTATCTCATCCAATATACTCCTCTTTGAACGAAGCTGCCAAAGGAAAGCTTTTCATTCGGTGCCAAAGCAACTGGAAGCAAGCATTGAGGTTCTTGCAATCGGTTGAACAATCCTCAGATATTGTTCAGACTTCATCAGGCAAT ATGCAGGTGAGGACAGGAAAATATCATTCATTGTTGATTAAGGATTCGTCGGTTTACTCCTGTGGTTCTAGTTTCTGTGGTGTTCTTGGACATGGCCCTTTAACGACACAATGTGTTTCGTTTACTCGAATTAGTTTCCCTTCTGCTGTTGATATTGTCCATGTCTCGGCCTCCCACAATCATGTTGCGTTTCTTGCGCAATCAGGAGAG GTTTTTACATGTGGAGATAGTTCCTCGTTTTGCTGTGGGCACAGCGATACAGGGCGTCCGATCTTTAAACCGAGGCTTGTTGAAGCATTGAAGGATATCCCTTGCAAGCAG GTTGCAGCTGGTCTTAGTTTCACAGTGTTTCTGACAAGAGAGGGGAGAGTATATACTTGTGGTTCAAACGCACACGGTCAGCTTGGTCATGGTGATACAGTTGATAGACCGACACCTACGCTTGTAGAATCACTCGAGCTTGCTGGTTCTGTAGTTCAGGTTTCAGCTGGTCCAAGTTATACATTGGCTGTAACTAGTGATGGCAGCTTGTATTCTTTCGGATCGGGGACAAATTTCTGTTTAGGTCATGGAGAGCAGCAGAATGAACAAGGACCTCGCCCTGTTGAGTTCTTTAGAAGAAATGGTATTCATGTTGTTAGAGTCTCTGCTGGAGATGAGCATGTTGTCGCTCTTGATTCTAATGGATTg GTTTATACATGGGGGAAAGGTTACTGTGGTGCATTGGGTTATGGAGATGAAATCGATAAAACTACGCCACAATTCCTCAGCTGCCTGAAGAGTCAAGTTGCTATACAG GTATGCGCCAGCAAGAGGAAAACATTTGTTTTGGTGAATGACGGTTCTCTTTATGGATTTGGTTGGATGGGTTTTGGTAGCCTTGGATTTCCAGACAGAGGACCATCGAACAAGATTACTAAACCTTTGGTTCTGAATAGCTTAAAGTCCCACCGCATTTCTCAAGTTAGCACAGGCCTGTACCATACTGTCGTATTGACCAGCCATGGGCGAGTTCTTGGATTTGGAGATAACGAAAGGGCACAGCTCGGACATGATTCCATGCGAGGATGCCTTCAGCCAACTGAAATTTGTATCCCcgaataa